One window of the Cryptomeria japonica chromosome 7, Sugi_1.0, whole genome shotgun sequence genome contains the following:
- the LOC131856750 gene encoding uncharacterized protein LOC131856750 → MGLDTTALKVLLAGLWWPTLYNDAWEWVVGCDTCQRWAEARALLDNSALTTAKFIYEHIITRYDIPIQLTSDRGGHFVNHVIKLLTLKFKIFHSLSSPYYPRANRQAEATNKILVSVIYKSCGVEQEDLEEKLPSVLWAYSTTCKVMTGHTPFQLMYGQEAIVPTKFMVPSLRIAIENRLGDMESPQERLYALGKLDERRMMAQWATEAAQQR, encoded by the exons ATGGGTCTAGACACCACCGCACTCAAAGTATTGCTGGCCGGACTATGGTGGCCCACCCTCTATAATGATGCATGGGAATGGGTGGTGGGCTGTGATACTTGCCAGAGG TGGGCTGAGGCGCGAGCACTGTTGGATAACTCAGCTTTGACTACAGCCAAGTTCATTTATGAACATATCATCACAAGGTACGACATCCCAATACAACTGACGAGTGATCGTGGTGGGCACTTTGTGAATCATGTCATCAAACTGCTCACGTTGAAATTCAAGATTTTTCATTCCTTGTCAAGCCCGTACTACCCAAGGGCCAATAGGCAGGCCGAGGCCACTAATAAAATATTGGTGTCTGTGATCTATAAGTCCTGTGGAGTTGAACAAGAAGATTTGGAAGAGAAGTTGCCATCCGTACTATGGGCATATAGTACCACCTGCAAAGTCATGACAGGCCATACACCCTTTCAGTTAATGTACGGCCAAGAGGCCATTGTGCCGACAAAATTCATGGTTCCGAGTTTAAGGATTGCAATCGAGAATCGCCTAGGAGATATGGAAAGCCCGCAGGAGCGGCTGTATGCATTAGGCAAGTTGGATGAACGTAGAATGATGGCCCAATGGGCCACTGAAGCTGCCCAACAAAGATGA